Proteins encoded by one window of Polyangiaceae bacterium:
- a CDS encoding DUF1552 domain-containing protein produces MNRFDRRTILKLLGASSVGAALPWLSSNSAKAAPGDVPLRMLFLEVSPGCRRTTFEPAIQGPKYVAQTTALPNSAWDFRPVMSSLSPYRSRVTMFENLDMVSNEVDPTAPGNAHFAGLTHMLTAADRYGSTGDLGGGPSIDQAIAQFLSKDGPVTKLPSLEVMADESAGQYSRSTNHHSYSAPGQQVPYLMYIPDIWDRLFPDPLNTDAAAQAALQARRTSVYNHVKGDYDSLISKLGGKDKDKVSAMLQYRKDLFDSLAVVNNREANRPDKASIMDPWAALDEGYQRGNVNNRLWHVHTELIGRLAAAALHTDTTRVVTMSIQEPPNYEFGYTDGDYGSSDWHDLIHKVSGDQPEITDSTAAATIDELHRVMYAKVAFILDQLAALPETDGQSLLDHTLVFVYSHIGEGSHDLSRLPWMVIGDAHGYLKTGQYIRCPIFDPGSGQITTDDKGSRKWNVRGRAHNDLFITLANAMGLQINTFGRQGMPESLGIIQEMIA; encoded by the coding sequence ATGAACCGATTCGACCGCCGCACGATCCTCAAGCTCCTCGGCGCCAGCAGCGTTGGCGCCGCCCTCCCCTGGCTTTCCAGCAACAGCGCGAAGGCCGCACCGGGCGACGTCCCGCTCCGCATGTTGTTCCTCGAGGTCAGCCCAGGCTGTCGTCGCACCACTTTCGAACCCGCAATTCAGGGTCCGAAGTACGTGGCACAAACGACAGCGCTGCCGAACTCCGCTTGGGATTTCCGCCCGGTTATGTCCTCGCTGTCTCCATATCGTTCCCGAGTGACGATGTTCGAGAACCTCGACATGGTGAGCAATGAGGTAGACCCCACGGCGCCGGGCAACGCCCACTTCGCAGGCTTGACCCATATGCTCACAGCGGCGGATCGCTACGGCTCCACCGGTGACCTTGGAGGCGGACCGTCGATCGACCAAGCCATCGCGCAGTTCCTGAGCAAAGACGGTCCGGTAACCAAACTGCCCAGCCTCGAGGTGATGGCGGACGAGAGCGCAGGCCAGTACTCGCGTTCGACGAACCACCACTCCTACTCCGCGCCCGGGCAGCAAGTTCCCTACCTGATGTACATCCCCGACATCTGGGATCGCCTGTTCCCGGATCCGCTGAACACTGACGCCGCAGCGCAGGCTGCTCTGCAAGCGCGACGCACAAGCGTCTACAACCACGTCAAGGGTGACTACGACTCCCTAATCAGCAAGCTCGGCGGTAAGGACAAGGACAAAGTCAGCGCGATGCTGCAGTACCGCAAGGATCTGTTCGACAGCCTCGCGGTGGTCAACAACCGTGAAGCGAATCGGCCCGACAAGGCGAGCATCATGGATCCCTGGGCGGCGCTAGACGAGGGCTACCAGCGGGGCAACGTCAACAACCGGCTGTGGCACGTACACACGGAGCTGATCGGTCGCCTCGCGGCCGCCGCGCTCCATACGGATACGACCCGCGTGGTGACAATGTCGATCCAAGAGCCGCCGAATTACGAGTTCGGCTACACCGACGGCGACTATGGGAGCAGCGACTGGCACGACCTGATTCACAAGGTGAGCGGTGACCAACCGGAGATCACCGACAGCACCGCAGCAGCTACCATCGACGAACTACACCGCGTGATGTACGCGAAGGTCGCCTTCATCCTGGATCAGCTCGCCGCGCTTCCGGAGACCGATGGTCAATCACTGCTCGATCACACACTGGTGTTCGTGTACTCGCACATCGGTGAAGGCAGCCACGACTTGAGCCGCCTACCGTGGATGGTGATCGGCGATGCTCATGGCTACCTCAAGACGGGTCAGTACATCCGCTGCCCGATCTTCGATCCGGGCTCCGGTCAGATCACCACGGACGATAAAGGCTCGCGCAAGTGGAACGTGCGCGGTCGAGCACACAACGACCTGTTCATCACTCTGGCCAACGCCATGGGTTTGCAGATCAACACCTTCGGTCGCCAAGGCATGCCGGAGTCTCTGGGTATCATCCAGGAGATGATCGCGTAG
- a CDS encoding PQQ-dependent sugar dehydrogenase — protein MTTDLTPKKLAILSLLALTACSDGGGANEKPEPQPEGPVKLLAQELVAPDWPDYPTDFEFLPATHELLVLDKAGSVLHYALSDEGTPGLTLLGQFSIPEVVAPLDCGLISITLDPKFSENHYFYLGYCTSETASGVYRYEFTSEDYSAIAKTRAEILSVDDPLATRPWHNVGWIGFAPQKEGDERPLYAFFGDKVRDENGQNTNNLLGTVARIIPQGGMEPYRPAAGNPAETNSGVHAAAYAWGLRSPWRGGFDQFGHVVIGDVGLFDFEEVNVASSPGLNFGWAEAEGPCVPSSETTEDDDEEVGSDRCNEFRDPATYFSHDSGDAFVKEDPEATSASTRVVWVSSAYRREGNDPYGGQMNDRVLFGDTCTGFARSLLLDADGATEKNDAAGHLGAISSVRQFTDGYLYALRMADCTSEQTGKGAFVRLVSQ, from the coding sequence ATGACAACTGACCTCACCCCCAAAAAACTAGCCATACTGAGCCTGCTCGCCCTCACCGCCTGTAGCGATGGCGGGGGTGCCAACGAGAAGCCGGAGCCGCAGCCCGAAGGACCCGTTAAGCTGCTAGCCCAGGAGCTGGTAGCCCCTGATTGGCCGGACTATCCAACCGACTTCGAGTTCCTCCCGGCAACACACGAACTGCTGGTGCTCGACAAAGCAGGCAGTGTGTTGCACTACGCGCTTAGCGATGAAGGCACACCCGGCCTAACGCTGTTGGGCCAGTTCAGCATCCCGGAAGTCGTAGCGCCCCTCGACTGCGGGCTGATCTCCATCACGCTCGATCCGAAGTTCAGCGAGAACCACTACTTCTATCTCGGCTACTGCACGAGTGAAACTGCCAGTGGTGTCTATCGCTACGAGTTCACATCCGAAGACTACTCCGCCATCGCGAAGACTCGCGCAGAGATCCTCAGCGTCGACGACCCACTGGCAACTCGCCCCTGGCACAACGTCGGCTGGATTGGCTTCGCACCACAAAAGGAAGGCGATGAGCGGCCTCTCTACGCGTTCTTTGGCGACAAGGTCCGAGACGAGAACGGGCAGAACACAAACAACCTGTTGGGCACCGTCGCACGCATCATCCCGCAGGGTGGTATGGAGCCCTATCGTCCCGCAGCTGGGAACCCCGCGGAAACGAACTCGGGGGTTCACGCCGCTGCCTACGCATGGGGGTTACGCTCTCCCTGGCGAGGAGGATTCGATCAGTTCGGACACGTGGTGATCGGCGATGTCGGGTTGTTCGACTTCGAGGAGGTGAATGTGGCCAGCTCACCGGGACTGAACTTCGGCTGGGCCGAAGCTGAAGGGCCTTGCGTACCCTCGAGCGAGACAACTGAAGACGACGACGAGGAGGTCGGCAGCGATCGCTGCAACGAGTTCCGCGATCCGGCGACCTACTTCTCTCATGACAGCGGAGATGCCTTCGTAAAGGAAGATCCCGAAGCGACCTCTGCAAGCACCCGTGTGGTGTGGGTCAGCTCTGCCTATCGACGAGAGGGGAATGATCCATACGGCGGCCAAATGAATGACCGAGTGCTCTTCGGCGACACCTGCACTGGGTTCGCGCGATCCCTGCTGCTGGACGCCGACGGGGCCACCGAAAAGAACGACGCCGCGGGACACCTCGGCGCCATTAGTTCCGTACGGCAATTTACCGATGGTTACTTGTACGCCCTTCGGATGGCCGACTGCACCTCCGAACAGACCGGCAAGGGAGCGTTCGTGCGTCTGGTCTCTCAGTAG
- a CDS encoding DUF1592 domain-containing protein: protein MKPTHWFAIPMLACAALAGWSCQGNIGDPGASGDGTPGGNGGSGGTSNPQNACLDAVFQSSSAPLRRLSPAEYRNSVSDLFPGVALPPLDTAPDTRVDGFTNNSSGQSASPLGVELYVKLSGDVATAAAQSLSSWAPCSDDSDTCVNQIATNLATRAYRRPLDSDEQGRLETFATTARAEQGFDNAVQMVASAVLESPLFLFRAEFGSDVPVGDKAVRLSGYEMASRLSYFFLETLPDDELTTAARDGALDTDDGVRLQAERLMADPRSRPVLTNFLAEWMRLYKIDGLSLDPNTFPEFDTQLKADLKESARLYLDKALWEDDSWASLMTGSFGFVNDRLAPLFGVAAPGTNELVYVDLPQDQRSGILTQPGVLSSTSHGLRHSPIFRGVTLLSSFLCTPTGPADPKNLNKEPEKVDPSEVCTTRDSVAKTHTVRAECQDCHRAIDGAGFTFENYDALGRYRDTENGCNVDATGTLPTSDVEGQIENGVDLSRKLAASPQVAACMSEHLFRYALGRSVANADSCEVKALAVELLETDGDSMQKLIINLVTTPSFLSRPKL from the coding sequence ATGAAACCCACACATTGGTTTGCCATCCCAATGCTCGCCTGCGCCGCTCTGGCGGGGTGGAGCTGCCAAGGCAATATCGGTGATCCAGGCGCGAGCGGTGATGGAACACCAGGCGGCAACGGCGGTAGCGGCGGGACTAGCAACCCGCAGAACGCCTGCCTCGATGCTGTATTTCAGTCTTCTTCCGCTCCGCTAAGACGCCTCAGCCCGGCGGAATACCGCAACAGTGTCTCCGATCTCTTTCCAGGTGTCGCGCTGCCGCCGCTGGACACCGCTCCCGACACTCGAGTGGATGGATTCACGAACAACTCTTCCGGCCAGTCTGCGTCGCCGCTTGGCGTCGAACTGTACGTGAAGTTGTCCGGCGACGTCGCGACCGCGGCCGCTCAGAGCCTCAGCAGCTGGGCCCCCTGCAGCGACGACAGCGATACTTGCGTCAACCAGATCGCCACGAACCTCGCCACCCGCGCCTATCGGCGCCCTCTCGACAGCGACGAGCAAGGGCGCCTCGAGACGTTCGCTACGACCGCTCGTGCGGAGCAGGGTTTCGACAACGCGGTGCAGATGGTCGCGAGCGCCGTCTTGGAGTCGCCGCTCTTTTTGTTCCGCGCGGAGTTTGGATCAGACGTTCCCGTCGGCGACAAGGCGGTCCGCTTGAGTGGCTACGAGATGGCGTCTCGCCTCTCGTACTTCTTCCTGGAAACGCTCCCCGACGACGAACTCACTACCGCGGCCCGCGACGGCGCGTTGGACACTGACGACGGCGTTCGCCTTCAAGCGGAGCGCTTGATGGCCGATCCTCGCTCACGCCCGGTGCTTACCAACTTCCTTGCCGAGTGGATGAGGCTCTACAAGATAGACGGATTGAGCCTGGACCCCAACACCTTCCCTGAGTTCGACACCCAGCTGAAGGCAGATCTCAAAGAGTCGGCTCGACTGTATCTCGACAAGGCCCTGTGGGAAGACGACTCCTGGGCATCGCTGATGACCGGCAGCTTTGGCTTCGTCAACGATCGTCTCGCACCGCTTTTCGGCGTGGCCGCGCCGGGAACGAACGAATTGGTCTACGTCGACCTCCCCCAAGACCAACGGAGCGGCATCCTCACCCAACCGGGCGTGCTGTCTTCGACCTCCCATGGGCTGCGCCACTCACCAATTTTCCGCGGGGTAACACTACTAAGCAGTTTCCTCTGCACACCGACGGGGCCAGCAGACCCGAAGAACCTGAACAAGGAGCCGGAGAAGGTCGACCCGAGCGAGGTCTGCACGACGCGAGACAGCGTCGCGAAGACGCACACCGTACGAGCGGAATGCCAAGACTGTCATCGAGCCATCGACGGCGCGGGCTTCACCTTCGAGAACTACGACGCCCTCGGCCGCTACCGCGACACGGAGAACGGCTGCAACGTGGATGCGACCGGCACGCTTCCCACCAGCGACGTCGAAGGCCAAATCGAAAACGGCGTCGACCTATCCCGGAAGCTCGCAGCGAGCCCTCAGGTCGCGGCCTGCATGTCGGAGCATCTGTTCCGCTATGCCCTCGGTCGCTCCGTCGCCAACGCCGACTCGTGCGAGGTGAAAGCGCTCGCCGTCGAACTCCTCGAGACCGATGGCGACAGCATGCAGAAGCTGATCATCAACCTGGTCACTACTCCCTCCTTCCTGAGCCGGCCCAAGCTGTGA
- a CDS encoding response regulator, whose translation MLLTSGLWLRLKSVAARGQALSAQLLDLERRLQDHVAVGERPSREPSEQPQVVRAGAETLRSSLADFPGVVWSRRLDGSPGDFLGGRYEALWRRENVTERGDVLERLRSVDSEQRVARFDLELDGVSFDVSVEPLSDSYGGCLLVALDVTERRTREESRLQVGLADAQRVEALGLLAGGVAHDLNNLLVGVLANAALVLEETPDDSPQAAMLSSILQSAQRASELTRGMLSYAGRGRGDVRPHDLSVVARETVQLLSAYGSKKVHVQLELADALPPIDCESAQLRQLVMNLVTNAIDAVGDQEGRVLIRTRLIDVGQELLSDPSLRGDLKQGRYVSLEVEDTGDGMSAEVQARMFDPFFTTKPRGHGLGMSSVLGSMRSHGGALTVNSTPGEGTAFRVMFPRSNLELRHETTKQRQALRVEGYALIADDEPEVRRVAARILKRIGFELLEAHDGASALEHFEQSGPRISLVLLDVNMPKMSGVEVLSAIRAADPELPVVLTSGYPEQGLEHVLSQRTRFLQKPYTPNDLVKCVAVVMSGWLNAVESQARLRPGAKLVDGEVGRQVK comes from the coding sequence GTGCTCCTGACCAGTGGCCTGTGGCTACGGCTCAAGAGCGTCGCCGCCCGTGGTCAGGCACTGAGCGCTCAGCTGTTGGACCTCGAACGGCGACTCCAAGACCACGTTGCCGTGGGGGAACGACCGAGTCGCGAGCCCTCTGAGCAACCTCAGGTCGTGCGAGCCGGAGCGGAGACCCTAAGATCTTCGCTGGCGGACTTTCCGGGTGTGGTTTGGTCGCGCCGCCTCGACGGCTCGCCCGGAGACTTCCTTGGAGGGCGCTACGAGGCTCTGTGGCGCCGGGAGAACGTCACCGAACGCGGGGACGTCTTGGAGCGCTTGCGCTCCGTCGACAGCGAGCAGCGCGTCGCGCGCTTCGATCTGGAACTCGACGGTGTGTCCTTTGACGTCAGCGTCGAGCCGCTGAGCGATAGCTACGGCGGGTGTTTGCTGGTCGCCCTGGATGTCACCGAGCGCCGCACTCGAGAAGAGAGTCGCCTGCAGGTGGGGCTGGCGGACGCGCAACGTGTGGAGGCGCTTGGGTTGCTCGCCGGAGGCGTTGCCCATGACCTGAACAATTTGCTCGTCGGAGTGCTCGCGAATGCCGCCCTGGTGCTGGAGGAGACTCCCGATGACTCCCCGCAAGCCGCGATGCTCTCGAGCATACTGCAGTCCGCTCAGCGCGCGTCAGAGCTAACCCGTGGAATGCTTTCCTATGCCGGGCGGGGACGCGGCGACGTGAGGCCCCACGATCTCTCGGTGGTCGCGCGAGAGACCGTGCAGCTGCTTAGCGCCTATGGGTCAAAGAAGGTGCACGTGCAGCTTGAGCTTGCGGACGCTCTCCCCCCGATTGACTGCGAGAGTGCGCAGCTTCGACAGCTGGTCATGAACTTGGTGACCAACGCCATCGATGCCGTCGGCGACCAAGAAGGGCGAGTGCTGATCCGTACCCGACTGATCGATGTGGGTCAGGAGCTCCTGTCGGACCCGTCGCTTCGCGGCGATCTCAAGCAGGGTCGCTACGTGTCTCTGGAGGTCGAGGACACCGGCGATGGCATGAGCGCCGAGGTCCAGGCACGTATGTTCGATCCCTTCTTCACCACCAAGCCGAGAGGCCATGGGTTGGGGATGAGCTCCGTGTTGGGCTCGATGCGCAGCCACGGAGGGGCGCTGACCGTGAACTCGACCCCAGGCGAGGGGACCGCATTTCGCGTCATGTTCCCCCGCTCGAACCTGGAGCTGCGGCATGAGACGACCAAGCAGCGCCAGGCTCTGCGCGTGGAAGGCTATGCGCTGATCGCAGACGATGAGCCGGAGGTTCGCCGCGTCGCGGCCCGCATTCTAAAGCGCATTGGCTTCGAGTTGCTCGAGGCTCATGACGGCGCGAGCGCCCTCGAGCACTTCGAGCAGTCAGGACCAAGGATCTCTTTGGTGCTGCTGGACGTGAACATGCCCAAGATGAGCGGCGTCGAGGTGCTGAGCGCGATTCGTGCCGCGGACCCCGAGCTGCCTGTGGTGCTCACGAGCGGTTATCCAGAGCAAGGGCTGGAGCATGTGCTCAGTCAGCGAACGCGCTTCTTGCAGAAACCGTATACGCCCAACGACCTCGTCAAGTGCGTCGCCGTGGTGATGAGCGGCTGGCTCAACGCGGTGGAGTCCCAGGCGCGCCTGCGTCCCGGGGCGAAGCTCGTTGACGGTGAAGTTGGGCGCCAGGTAAAGTGA